A stretch of Corynebacterium timonense DNA encodes these proteins:
- a CDS encoding PspA/IM30 family protein, with translation MANPFQKGWKYLMQSLDAKIDENADPKVQIQQAVAEAKKRHQEISKQAASIIGNRNQLQMKLDRLIKSQEDLQNKARTAIQASDKAAASGDAQKAQEFGSAAEVIASQLVSVEQELEQTKTAYSAAEKAAAEAQQQQKQSEARLQEQLSEVSKLESQIDQTLMQEQTARTMDSINQFGGDDNVPTLDGVREKIERRYASALGAQELAQDSVSGRMAEIETSGTDIAASNRLAEIRASMGGGEIEAGAAAGELDSGEDSTQERPHNSAQDSAHKEEAGRVDDALAEAEAYIEADKDEDGK, from the coding sequence ATGGCAAATCCCTTCCAGAAGGGCTGGAAGTACCTGATGCAGTCCCTTGACGCGAAGATTGACGAAAACGCTGATCCTAAGGTGCAGATCCAGCAAGCCGTCGCGGAGGCGAAGAAGCGTCACCAGGAGATCAGCAAGCAGGCTGCCTCCATCATCGGCAACCGCAACCAGCTGCAGATGAAGCTGGACAGGCTGATCAAGTCGCAGGAGGACCTGCAGAACAAGGCGCGCACCGCGATCCAGGCCTCGGACAAGGCAGCCGCCTCCGGCGATGCCCAGAAGGCGCAGGAGTTTGGCAGTGCCGCCGAGGTCATCGCTAGCCAGCTCGTCTCCGTCGAGCAAGAGCTTGAGCAGACGAAGACCGCGTATAGCGCCGCGGAAAAGGCCGCCGCCGAGGCCCAGCAGCAGCAAAAGCAGTCCGAGGCGCGCCTGCAGGAGCAGCTCAGCGAGGTCTCCAAGCTGGAAAGCCAGATCGACCAGACCCTCATGCAGGAGCAGACGGCTCGGACGATGGACTCGATCAACCAGTTCGGCGGCGACGACAACGTCCCCACCCTCGATGGAGTGCGCGAAAAGATCGAGCGCCGGTACGCCAGCGCTCTCGGCGCCCAGGAGCTCGCGCAGGACTCGGTATCCGGGCGCATGGCGGAGATCGAAACGTCCGGCACCGACATCGCCGCGTCGAACCGCCTCGCCGAGATCCGTGCGTCGATGGGCGGCGGCGAGATCGAGGCGGGGGCCGCGGCCGGTGAGCTAGACAGTGGCGAGGACTCCACGCAGGAGCGCCCCCACAACTCCGCCCAAGATTCCGCCCACAAAGAGGAGGCGGGGCGCGTCGACGACGCGCTCGCCGAGGCGGAGGCCTACATCGAAGCCGACAAAGACGAGGACGGCAAGTAG
- a CDS encoding universal stress protein yields MTKEDIVVVAVDGSPASEAAVRWAANTAHKRNIPLRLAASYTMPQFLYAEGMVPPQELFDDLQRETVETVDAAREIALEVAPQLKIGHAVAEGSPIDMLLEMSKEATMIVMGSRGLGGLSGMVLGSVSGAVVSHAHCPVVVVREDSAVTEDTKYGPVVVGIDGSDVSKEATEVAFQEAEARGAELVAVHTWMDTQVQGPGAGFTVTDDYWEAVQKEKSEVLEDYLAEGREAHPDVTVRTIIARDRPVRALTEAAQDAQLLVTGSHGRGGFKGMLLGSTSRALLQSAPCPMMVVRPAD; encoded by the coding sequence ATGACTAAGGAAGACATCGTCGTCGTCGCAGTCGACGGCAGCCCCGCCTCCGAGGCGGCAGTGCGCTGGGCGGCGAACACCGCCCACAAGCGGAACATTCCGCTCCGTCTGGCGGCAAGTTACACGATGCCGCAGTTCCTCTATGCCGAGGGAATGGTCCCTCCGCAAGAGCTTTTCGACGACCTCCAGCGCGAAACGGTCGAGACCGTTGACGCGGCGCGTGAGATCGCGCTCGAGGTGGCCCCGCAGCTGAAAATCGGCCACGCCGTGGCGGAGGGCTCGCCCATCGACATGCTCCTCGAGATGTCCAAGGAAGCGACCATGATCGTCATGGGCTCCCGCGGTCTCGGCGGGCTGTCCGGCATGGTGTTGGGCTCCGTCTCGGGCGCCGTGGTCTCGCACGCGCACTGCCCTGTCGTCGTCGTCCGCGAGGACAGCGCGGTCACTGAGGACACCAAGTACGGGCCCGTCGTCGTCGGCATCGACGGTTCGGATGTATCCAAGGAGGCCACCGAGGTCGCCTTCCAGGAGGCCGAGGCTCGCGGCGCGGAGCTCGTGGCCGTGCACACCTGGATGGACACCCAGGTGCAGGGCCCCGGCGCCGGATTCACCGTGACGGACGACTACTGGGAGGCCGTGCAGAAGGAGAAGAGCGAGGTACTCGAGGACTACCTCGCCGAGGGCCGCGAGGCGCACCCAGACGTGACGGTGCGCACCATCATCGCGCGCGACCGGCCGGTGCGAGCGCTCACCGAAGCAGCGCAGGACGCGCAGCTCCTGGTGACCGGCTCCCACGGCCGCGGCGGTTTCAAGGGCATGCTGCTCGGCTCCACGTCGCGCGCCCTTCTGCAGTCGGCGCCGTGCCCGATGATGGTGGTGCGCCCCGCGGACTGA
- the trxA gene encoding thioredoxin, which produces MSTVDVTEDTFEKTVTGEGIVFVDAWADWCGPCKAFAPTYEKASEDHQDVTFAKLDTEANQQLASALEIQAIPTLMAFRDGIMVFRNAGALPPAAFEDLIQQVKGLDMDEVRRQVADQNQQG; this is translated from the coding sequence GTGAGCACAGTTGATGTTACCGAGGACACGTTTGAGAAGACCGTCACTGGCGAGGGCATTGTCTTCGTCGATGCCTGGGCTGACTGGTGCGGCCCCTGCAAGGCCTTCGCTCCGACCTACGAGAAGGCCTCCGAGGACCACCAGGACGTCACCTTTGCCAAGCTGGACACCGAGGCGAACCAGCAGCTTGCGTCCGCGCTGGAAATCCAGGCGATCCCGACCCTGATGGCGTTCCGTGACGGCATCATGGTCTTCCGCAACGCGGGCGCCCTCCCGCCCGCCGCCTTCGAGGACCTGATCCAGCAGGTGAAGGGCCTCGACATGGACGAGGTACGCCGCCAGGTCGCGGACCAGAATCAGCAGGGCTAG
- a CDS encoding NYN domain-containing protein, whose translation MLERTLVFVDTSYLLASFYNSWEIGARSQLEIDLPEVVATLREMVTHQLNQPIHRQFWYDGIPESGPHRYQRALRTCDGVQLRTGQLIEWGERRTQKGVDTRLVADLVIQASQGNFSDFVLVSGDADMIPGVEEAANYGVRVHLYGFGWDSMSSALRHACDTTTILDPREDFACSMQLQVLEGPLPPTIRERPLGDAEPLDADEGPAPVPMGNPLAPREPDEEHHPEPSAGDTGSERPAPSETTHPAPATEPEEEPSEAEAEVNRQVPHPKPAPPASKPAPKPSMMAPRRKLRSRYVPLPEEVWSSAGFQTPFDVGQQYATWWYENAASSEQRDNAHMLSGGGLPPEIDRPLLQFACETLHEYTLSEHQRVSLRDGFHAGIRGVLLNLRNSH comes from the coding sequence ATGCTTGAACGCACCCTTGTATTTGTCGACACGTCATACCTGCTCGCCAGCTTTTACAATTCGTGGGAAATCGGTGCGCGATCGCAATTAGAGATTGACCTGCCTGAAGTCGTCGCCACGCTCCGGGAGATGGTTACTCACCAGCTCAACCAACCCATCCACCGCCAGTTTTGGTATGACGGGATCCCCGAATCGGGCCCCCACCGGTACCAGCGCGCGCTGCGCACCTGCGACGGCGTTCAGCTGCGCACCGGCCAGCTCATCGAGTGGGGCGAGCGCCGCACGCAGAAGGGAGTGGACACCAGGCTCGTCGCCGACCTTGTCATCCAGGCCAGCCAGGGCAACTTCAGCGACTTCGTGCTCGTCTCCGGCGACGCCGACATGATTCCCGGCGTCGAAGAGGCCGCCAACTACGGCGTCCGCGTCCACCTCTACGGCTTCGGCTGGGACTCCATGTCCTCAGCCCTGCGCCACGCGTGCGACACCACGACCATCCTCGACCCCCGGGAAGACTTCGCTTGCTCCATGCAGCTGCAGGTCCTCGAAGGCCCCCTTCCCCCCACGATCCGCGAGCGCCCGCTTGGCGACGCCGAACCGCTCGACGCCGACGAAGGCCCAGCGCCTGTCCCCATGGGCAACCCGCTCGCACCGCGAGAGCCCGACGAGGAACACCACCCCGAGCCGTCCGCGGGCGACACGGGTTCCGAGCGCCCCGCGCCAAGCGAGACGACGCACCCTGCCCCGGCCACCGAGCCTGAGGAGGAGCCCAGCGAGGCGGAAGCAGAGGTCAACCGGCAGGTGCCGCACCCGAAGCCGGCGCCGCCCGCGTCGAAGCCGGCGCCGAAGCCATCGATGATGGCGCCGCGCCGGAAGTTGCGCTCGCGTTACGTCCCGCTCCCCGAGGAAGTCTGGTCCTCCGCGGGATTTCAAACGCCCTTTGACGTCGGCCAGCAGTACGCGACGTGGTGGTACGAAAATGCCGCGTCCTCCGAGCAGCGCGACAACGCGCACATGCTCTCGGGCGGCGGGTTGCCCCCCGAGATCGACAGGCCCCTCCTGCAGTTCGCCTGCGAAACCCTGCACGAATACACGCTGAGCGAGCACCAGCGCGTGAGCCTGCGCGACGGGTTCCACGCGGGCATCCGCGGGGTGCTGCTTAACCTGCGTAATTCCCACTAG
- a CDS encoding GntR family transcriptional regulator yields MEPLFTQVAWFLEDLIVDGSLAAGARTPSTNELAAFHGINAATARRGIALLVDDGVLHTRRGLGTFVTPDARDIIVKRRRELLPEDFVAPLIDESLRLGYDRGALVTLVEKVAESRGMYR; encoded by the coding sequence ATGGAACCGCTCTTTACCCAAGTGGCCTGGTTTCTCGAGGACCTCATCGTCGACGGCAGCCTCGCCGCCGGCGCGCGCACCCCGTCCACCAACGAACTCGCCGCGTTCCACGGCATCAACGCCGCCACGGCACGCAGGGGCATCGCATTGCTTGTCGACGACGGCGTGCTGCATACCCGCCGCGGCCTTGGCACCTTCGTCACCCCGGACGCCCGCGACATCATCGTGAAGCGCCGGCGCGAGCTTCTGCCGGAGGACTTCGTTGCCCCGCTTATCGACGAATCCCTGCGCCTCGGTTACGACCGCGGGGCCCTCGTGACGCTCGTGGAAAAGGTCGCGGAAAGCCGCGGTATGTACCGCTGA
- a CDS encoding pseudouridine synthase: MARRKAKNAPPLPPRGGLGASRVRLPGPEPLEAFEFLTLVIGQQRHRHPDDDAAAIRDRFAVGEVVLRDGTPLAPTTVIAPGTDVFFYRRPAPEIPVPFDIETIYEDDAILVVRKPPFLATMPRAAHITETATVRLRRATGNEELTPAHRLDRLTTGLLLLTKRRDIRGAYQQLFASRSVHKLYEAIGADTGLRAPARWEHHLVKNPGQVAAHLIEGATPNSVTFVRDVTPLPPDPLWGAGAARYLLEPITGKTHQLRVHMNAAGAPIINDSVYPRILPFGHEDFTAPMLLCAVGLEFTDPLNGQHRRFSTPGYAADHYALGLEYGG, translated from the coding sequence ATGGCTCGAAGAAAAGCGAAAAACGCTCCCCCGCTACCCCCGCGGGGTGGGCTCGGCGCCTCGCGCGTCCGTCTCCCCGGACCCGAACCGCTCGAAGCCTTCGAATTTCTCACCCTCGTCATCGGGCAGCAGCGCCACCGCCACCCTGACGACGATGCCGCCGCAATCCGCGACCGCTTCGCCGTCGGCGAGGTCGTGCTTCGCGACGGCACACCCCTCGCCCCCACCACCGTCATCGCCCCGGGCACGGACGTCTTCTTTTACCGTCGGCCCGCCCCCGAAATCCCCGTCCCCTTCGACATCGAGACCATCTACGAGGACGACGCCATCCTCGTTGTGCGCAAACCTCCCTTTCTGGCCACGATGCCGCGCGCCGCGCACATCACAGAGACCGCGACGGTGCGCCTGCGCCGAGCGACCGGCAACGAGGAACTCACACCCGCGCACCGCCTCGACAGGCTCACCACTGGGCTCCTCCTGCTGACCAAGCGGCGCGACATACGCGGCGCGTACCAGCAGCTTTTTGCCAGCCGCTCCGTACACAAGCTCTACGAGGCCATCGGCGCCGACACGGGCCTGCGCGCCCCGGCCCGCTGGGAGCACCACCTCGTGAAAAACCCCGGCCAGGTCGCCGCCCATCTGATCGAAGGAGCCACCCCCAACTCCGTCACCTTCGTCCGCGATGTCACCCCGCTCCCGCCCGATCCCCTGTGGGGCGCGGGCGCCGCACGGTACCTTCTCGAGCCCATCACCGGCAAAACCCACCAGCTGCGCGTGCACATGAACGCCGCCGGCGCGCCGATCATCAACGACAGCGTCTACCCGCGCATCCTCCCGTTCGGCCACGAGGACTTCACCGCCCCCATGCTTCTGTGCGCCGTCGGCCTCGAGTTCACCGACCCACTTAACGGCCAGCACCGCCGCTTCTCGACGCCCGGCTACGCCGCCGACCACTACGCCCTTGGCCTAGAGTACGGCGGGTGA
- a CDS encoding heavy-metal-associated domain-containing protein — protein sequence MAVRQFTVEGMSCEHCEASIKEEVSEIPGVTGVSADHTTGVVKVEGEGFSAEEVAKAVHEAGYSLS from the coding sequence ATGGCTGTCCGACAGTTCACCGTCGAAGGCATGTCCTGCGAGCACTGCGAGGCGAGCATCAAAGAGGAGGTCTCCGAGATCCCCGGCGTGACGGGCGTGAGCGCCGACCACACGACCGGCGTCGTGAAGGTCGAGGGCGAGGGTTTCTCCGCGGAGGAAGTCGCCAAGGCGGTCCACGAGGCTGGGTATTCGCTCAGCTAA